A region from the Silene latifolia isolate original U9 population chromosome 7, ASM4854445v1, whole genome shotgun sequence genome encodes:
- the LOC141590606 gene encoding putative mitochondrial protein AtMg01250, whose product MVMQCITTASFSLSLNGEMFGYFKGQRGLRQGDPLSPLIFTLCMEYLTRTLKYAAAKYDFHFHPMCKNQRLNCLMFADDVLLFSKGDTKSMMLLLQSFSTFSKASGLKVSHAKSNAYFRGVPEHIKNDILRISGFT is encoded by the coding sequence ATGGTTATGCAGTGCATTACCACTGCATCTTTCTCTTTATCTCTCAATGGGGAAATGTTTGGTTATTTTAAGGGACAGAGAGGGTTAAGACAGGGTGACCCATTATCTCCTCTAATCTTTACCTTGTGTATGGAATATTTAACCAGAACTTTGAAGTATGCTGCAGCTAAGTATGATTTCCATTTCCACCCTATGTGCAAAAATCAGAGGTTAAATTGtcttatgtttgctgatgatgtccTGCTGTTCAGTAAAGGTGACACTAAGTCCATGATGCTTTTGTTACAGTCCTTTTCTACCTTCTCAAAAGCTTCTGGCTTAAAAGTTAGTCATGCTAAATCTAATGCCTACTTCAGAGGAGTACCTGAGCATATTAAGAATGATATTTTGAGGATATCAGGGTTTACTTAG